From a single Sphingosinicellaceae bacterium genomic region:
- the purE gene encoding 5-(carboxyamino)imidazole ribonucleotide mutase, which yields MGSQSDWATMTHAAATLASFGVPHEVRIVSAHRTPQRLYDYATTAAGRGLRAIIAGAGGAAHLPGMAAAMTRLPVFGVPVESKALSGMDSLLSIVQMPAGVPVGTLAIGTPGAINAALIVVAQLATTDAALADRLDAWRAAKTAGVSETPEDKPAK from the coding sequence ATGGGCAGCCAATCCGATTGGGCGACGATGACCCATGCCGCCGCCACGCTGGCGAGCTTCGGCGTGCCGCACGAGGTCCGCATCGTGTCTGCCCACCGCACCCCGCAACGCCTCTACGACTACGCCACCACCGCCGCCGGGCGAGGCCTGCGCGCCATCATCGCCGGAGCGGGCGGGGCCGCGCACCTGCCTGGCATGGCCGCCGCGATGACCCGCCTGCCGGTGTTTGGCGTGCCCGTCGAATCGAAGGCGCTGAGTGGCATGGACAGCCTGCTGTCCATCGTCCAGATGCCCGCCGGCGTGCCGGTCGGAACCCTCGCCATCGGCACGCCGGGCGCGATCAACGCCGCGTTGATCGTCGTCGCCCAGCTCGCCACCACCGACGCCGCACTCGCCGACCGCCTCGACGCCTGGCGCGCCGCCAAGACCGCCGGCGTCAGTGAAACTCCCGAGGACAAGCCCGCCAAGTGA
- a CDS encoding HAD family phosphatase, with translation MSKPSAVVFDVGHVLYDWSPRYLYSKLIADPARLDRFLRDVVTPGWHFQHDAGRAAAETTAELTARFPDDAELIAAYVPRWLETIPGPIPGMLELVAELDAAHVPLFAITNFSAEFWPRFAATAPVFERFRDIVVSGVEKLTKPGPEIYALALDRFGLAPGEAVFIDDRADNVAAAGRAGLIGHVFDGAVGVRTFLAEQGLLH, from the coding sequence CTGAGCAAGCCGTCCGCCGTCGTCTTCGACGTCGGCCACGTCCTCTACGACTGGAGCCCGCGCTACCTCTATTCGAAGCTGATCGCCGACCCGGCGCGGCTCGACCGGTTCCTGCGCGACGTCGTCACCCCGGGATGGCACTTCCAGCATGATGCCGGCCGAGCCGCGGCGGAGACCACCGCGGAGCTCACCGCCCGCTTCCCAGACGACGCCGAGCTTATCGCGGCCTACGTGCCACGCTGGCTCGAGACCATCCCCGGCCCGATCCCCGGTATGCTCGAACTGGTCGCCGAACTCGATGCCGCCCATGTGCCGCTGTTCGCGATCACCAATTTCTCCGCCGAATTCTGGCCCCGCTTCGCCGCCACCGCGCCGGTGTTCGAGCGCTTCCGCGACATTGTCGTCTCGGGCGTCGAGAAACTGACCAAGCCCGGCCCGGAGATCTACGCGCTCGCGCTGGACCGCTTCGGACTTGCACCGGGCGAGGCGGTGTTCATCGACGACCGGGCCGACAACGTCGCTGCTGCCGGCCGCGCCGGGCTGATCGGACACGTCTTCGACGGCGCGGTGGGGGTCCGGACTTTTTTAGCCGAACAGGGCCTTCTCCACTAA
- the ykgO gene encoding type B 50S ribosomal protein L36, with the protein MKIRNSLKSLKGRHRDCRVIRRRGRTYVINKTNRRFKARQG; encoded by the coding sequence ATGAAGATTCGTAACAGCCTGAAGTCGCTGAAGGGCCGTCATCGTGACTGCCGCGTCATCCGCCGTCGTGGCCGCACGTACGTCATCAACAAGACGAACCGCCGGTTCAAGGCGCGCCAGGGCTAA
- the galE gene encoding UDP-glucose 4-epimerase GalE, translating to MSDTGTVLVTGGAGYIGSHAVLALRDAGYSVVVIDNLATGFRWALPADVPLVEGDIADAALVARTLVEHRVGAVMHFAGSIIVPESVGNPLKYYRNNTAASRTLIEAAVTSGVKHFIFSSTAAVYGMPDISPIGEDVPKAPINPYGTSKLMTELMLRDVAAAHPINYGVLRYFNVAGADPHGRSGQSTDGATHLIKVACEAATGKRDHVTVFGTDYPTADGTGVRDYIHVHDLAAAHVAMLVKLAAEPDVSLTFNCGYSRGFSVMEVLDAVDRVTNMKIERVMAPRRAGDPPALVADNARILAGLEWKPVRDNLDWIIADALAWERSLALRHPS from the coding sequence ATGAGTGATACCGGCACCGTGCTCGTGACCGGCGGCGCCGGCTATATCGGCAGCCACGCCGTGCTGGCGCTTCGCGATGCCGGCTATTCGGTGGTCGTGATCGACAATCTTGCGACCGGATTCCGCTGGGCGCTGCCCGCCGACGTGCCGCTGGTCGAGGGCGATATCGCCGATGCCGCACTGGTTGCCCGCACCCTCGTCGAGCACCGGGTCGGCGCGGTCATGCACTTCGCCGGGTCGATCATCGTGCCGGAGTCGGTCGGCAATCCGCTCAAATACTACCGCAACAACACCGCTGCGAGCCGCACCCTGATCGAGGCTGCGGTGACGTCAGGGGTCAAGCACTTCATCTTCTCGTCGACCGCGGCGGTCTACGGCATGCCGGATATCTCGCCGATCGGGGAGGACGTGCCCAAGGCGCCGATCAACCCCTACGGCACCTCCAAGCTGATGACCGAGCTGATGCTCCGCGACGTCGCTGCCGCGCACCCGATCAATTACGGCGTGCTGCGCTATTTCAACGTCGCCGGGGCCGATCCGCACGGCCGCAGCGGGCAATCGACCGATGGCGCGACCCACCTGATCAAGGTCGCCTGCGAGGCCGCGACCGGCAAGCGCGACCACGTCACCGTGTTCGGCACCGACTATCCGACCGCCGACGGTACGGGGGTCCGCGACTATATCCACGTCCACGACCTTGCCGCCGCGCACGTCGCGATGCTGGTCAAGCTGGCCGCCGAGCCGGACGTCTCGCTGACCTTCAACTGCGGCTATTCGCGCGGCTTCTCGGTGATGGAGGTGCTCGACGCCGTCGACCGGGTGACCAACATGAAGATCGAGCGCGTCATGGCCCCGCGCCGCGCCGGCGACCCGCCCGCGCTCGTCGCCGACAACGCCCGCATCCTGGCGGGCCTCGAATGGAAGCCGGTGCGCGACAACCTCGACTGGATCATCGCCGACGCGCTGGCGTGGGAGCGCAGCCTCGCGCTGCGGCACCCGAGCTGA
- a CDS encoding DUF4136 domain-containing protein: MATRLAALSALALLAACSTGPQGAEVTRFHLGQPIARSTVALVPAEGGQGGLEFGSYADAVARELTAQSFIAVPAGDTTAAYIGTITVTQTARPGRSGGGFSIGIGGGVGGGGYGRHGGSFGGVGGGVTVPISGGHPNDIRATTLGLQLKRRSDATVVWEGRATSEAQGAAGDLDRAVPELAHALLAGFPGARGQTVRVKAR; this comes from the coding sequence TTGGCGACCCGCCTGGCGGCGCTATCGGCGCTGGCCTTGCTCGCGGCCTGCTCGACCGGGCCGCAGGGCGCTGAGGTGACCCGCTTTCACCTCGGCCAGCCGATCGCGCGCTCGACCGTCGCGCTGGTGCCGGCCGAAGGCGGGCAGGGTGGCCTGGAGTTTGGCTCTTATGCCGACGCCGTGGCGCGCGAACTTACCGCGCAGAGTTTCATCGCGGTCCCGGCCGGCGACACCACCGCAGCCTATATCGGCACGATCACCGTCACGCAGACGGCCCGCCCGGGCCGGTCGGGCGGCGGTTTCTCGATCGGTATCGGCGGCGGTGTCGGTGGCGGCGGCTATGGACGTCACGGCGGCAGCTTCGGCGGGGTCGGCGGCGGGGTGACGGTCCCGATCAGCGGCGGCCACCCGAACGATATCCGCGCGACGACGCTCGGACTGCAGCTGAAGCGTCGCAGCGATGCCACCGTCGTCTGGGAAGGCCGCGCAACCAGCGAGGCGCAGGGCGCGGCAGGCGACCTTGACCGTGCGGTTCCGGAACTGGCGCATGCACTGCTGGCGGGCTTCCCGGGCGCGCGGGGGCAGACCGTGCGGGTGAAGGCGCGATAG
- a CDS encoding GNAT family N-acetyltransferase encodes MIVRPDDLTGDAIGALLRHHLEEAHRNSPPGSVFAFDIERLKAPDVTFWSAWEGDALLGCGALREVAPDHGEVKSMRTAPEHVRKGVGAAILDQLIDAAKARGYRRLSLETGSGAAYESALGLYRRRGFTSGAAFGGYVGSDFNQFFHLEL; translated from the coding sequence GTGATCGTCCGGCCAGACGACCTGACTGGCGATGCGATCGGCGCGCTGCTGCGTCATCACCTCGAGGAGGCGCACCGCAACTCGCCACCAGGCAGCGTCTTCGCCTTCGACATCGAGCGGTTGAAAGCACCCGACGTGACGTTCTGGTCGGCGTGGGAGGGCGACGCCCTGCTCGGCTGCGGCGCGCTGAGGGAGGTCGCTCCCGACCACGGCGAGGTCAAGTCGATGCGGACCGCGCCCGAACACGTCCGCAAGGGCGTCGGCGCCGCGATCCTCGACCAGTTGATCGATGCCGCGAAGGCCCGCGGCTACCGGCGGCTCAGCCTCGAAACCGGGTCGGGCGCAGCTTACGAATCGGCGCTGGGGTTGTACCGGCGGCGCGGCTTCACCAGCGGCGCAGCCTTCGGCGGATACGTCGGTTCGGACTTCAACCAATTCTTCCACCTGGAACTTTGA
- the gpmA gene encoding 2,3-diphosphoglycerate-dependent phosphoglycerate mutase produces MPQLVLIRHGQSAWNLENRFTGWWDVALTEKGIAEAVAAGELLSQHGFDFDLCFTSVQSRAIKTLDLALEAMGRLWLPVVKDWRLNERHYGGLTGLNKAETAAIHGEAQVMVWRRSFDIPPPPLAPGGEFDLSKDRRYAGVAVPAAESLKDTIARVLPYWESVIVPEIQAGKRVVIVAHGNSLRALVKHLSNIADADIVHEEIPTGKPMVYELADDLTATRRYYLGD; encoded by the coding sequence ATGCCCCAGCTCGTCCTCATCCGCCACGGCCAGTCGGCGTGGAACCTCGAGAACCGCTTCACCGGCTGGTGGGACGTGGCGCTGACCGAGAAGGGTATCGCCGAGGCAGTCGCGGCGGGCGAACTGCTTAGCCAGCACGGCTTCGACTTCGACCTGTGCTTCACCAGCGTGCAGAGCCGCGCGATCAAGACGCTCGACCTTGCGCTGGAAGCCATGGGCCGGCTGTGGCTGCCGGTAGTCAAGGACTGGCGGCTGAACGAGCGCCACTACGGCGGGCTGACCGGGCTCAACAAGGCCGAGACCGCGGCGATCCACGGCGAGGCGCAGGTGATGGTCTGGCGGCGCAGCTTCGACATCCCGCCGCCGCCACTCGCGCCGGGCGGCGAGTTCGACCTGTCGAAGGACCGCCGCTACGCCGGGGTCGCGGTGCCCGCCGCCGAGAGCCTGAAGGACACCATCGCGCGGGTTCTTCCCTACTGGGAGTCGGTGATCGTGCCCGAGATCCAGGCCGGCAAGCGCGTCGTCATCGTCGCCCACGGCAATTCGCTGCGAGCCTTGGTCAAGCACCTGTCGAACATCGCCGACGCCGACATCGTCCATGAGGAGATACCCACCGGCAAGCCGATGGTCTACGAACTGGCCGACGACCTGACGGCAACGAGGCGCTACTATTTGGGGGACTGA
- a CDS encoding TlpA family protein disulfide reductase, with amino-acid sequence MLAAPAFAAPVVGQPAPGFHATVFDGTPIDLADLAGDVVILNFWATWCGPCKRELPLLDAYLRLQASHGLKIVTVTTEDSVPLSRLTPLARAVAFPMVRNFRGGYGKVNALPTSFIIGRDGILRSIKVGAFSLDDLNAVVVPLLNEPAPSVAVAPLKLP; translated from the coding sequence CTGCTGGCGGCACCGGCATTCGCGGCACCGGTGGTCGGGCAGCCGGCACCGGGCTTTCACGCCACGGTGTTCGACGGCACGCCGATCGACCTTGCGGACCTGGCCGGCGACGTCGTCATCCTCAATTTCTGGGCGACGTGGTGCGGGCCGTGCAAGCGCGAACTGCCTTTGCTCGACGCCTATCTCAGGCTGCAGGCGAGCCATGGCCTCAAGATCGTGACGGTGACTACCGAGGACTCGGTGCCGCTGTCGCGCCTGACGCCGCTGGCTCGCGCCGTGGCGTTCCCGATGGTCCGGAATTTCCGCGGCGGCTACGGCAAGGTCAACGCGTTGCCGACCAGTTTCATCATTGGGCGCGACGGTATCCTGCGCAGCATAAAGGTCGGGGCGTTCAGTCTCGACGACCTCAACGCGGTCGTCGTGCCGCTGCTCAACGAGCCGGCCCCGTCGGTTGCCGTGGCGCCGCTGAAGCTGCCCTGA
- the pyk gene encoding pyruvate kinase: MTIRTEPRRRRVKVLATLGPASASLDMIRALHAAGADAFRINMSHGTPEGRAELIANIRLLEKETGRPMTVLADLQGPKLRVGRFANGGVELVKGASFVLDMDKTPGDETRVELPHKELFAAMTKGARLLLDDGKMVLRVTEASAARLVTEVVVGGRLSNNKGLNVPDVVVPLAALTPKDRTDLDFALDHGADWIALSFVQRPEDVAEARALIRGRASLLAKIEKPQAMERLAEILELADAVMVARGDLGVELPPEQVPPAQKRIVAMARAAGKPVVVATQMLESMITSPSPTRAEVSDVATAIYDGADAVMLSAESAAGAWPVEAVSMMDAIARQVEGDPLWFDRVHFTETATNATTADALSAASGAIARTIGATAITCFTISGSTARRAARERATVPILCLTPKSETARRMGLVWGVHAVVTRDVQDFEEMVAKSKRVALRSGVAHGGDLMVLIAGVPFSTPGTTNVLHVVRLSGDELVGY; the protein is encoded by the coding sequence GTGACCATCCGAACCGAACCGCGCCGCCGCCGGGTCAAGGTGCTCGCGACGCTTGGACCGGCGTCCGCCAGCCTCGACATGATCCGGGCGCTGCATGCCGCCGGTGCCGACGCCTTCCGCATCAACATGAGCCACGGCACCCCCGAGGGCCGGGCCGAGCTGATCGCCAATATCCGCCTGCTCGAAAAGGAAACCGGCCGGCCGATGACGGTGCTCGCCGACCTGCAAGGGCCGAAGTTGAGGGTCGGGCGCTTTGCGAACGGAGGCGTCGAGCTGGTGAAGGGCGCGAGCTTCGTGCTCGACATGGACAAGACCCCCGGCGACGAAACCCGGGTCGAGCTGCCCCACAAGGAGCTGTTCGCCGCGATGACCAAGGGCGCGCGGCTGTTGCTCGACGACGGCAAGATGGTGCTCCGCGTCACCGAGGCGAGCGCGGCACGGCTGGTCACCGAGGTCGTCGTCGGCGGGCGGCTGTCGAACAACAAGGGGCTGAACGTCCCCGACGTCGTGGTGCCGCTGGCGGCGCTGACGCCCAAGGACCGCACCGACCTCGACTTCGCGCTCGACCACGGCGCCGACTGGATCGCGCTGTCGTTCGTGCAGCGGCCCGAGGATGTCGCCGAGGCACGCGCTTTGATCCGCGGCCGCGCTTCGCTGCTCGCTAAAATCGAGAAGCCGCAGGCGATGGAGCGGCTGGCCGAAATCCTCGAGCTCGCCGACGCGGTGATGGTGGCGCGCGGCGATTTGGGCGTCGAGCTGCCGCCCGAGCAGGTGCCCCCGGCCCAGAAGCGCATCGTCGCGATGGCACGCGCCGCGGGTAAGCCAGTGGTGGTCGCCACCCAGATGCTCGAGTCGATGATCACCTCGCCGTCGCCCACCCGCGCCGAGGTCAGCGACGTCGCCACCGCGATTTACGACGGTGCGGACGCGGTGATGCTGTCGGCCGAGAGTGCCGCGGGCGCATGGCCGGTCGAGGCCGTCTCGATGATGGATGCCATCGCGCGCCAGGTCGAAGGCGATCCGTTGTGGTTCGACCGCGTCCACTTCACCGAGACCGCGACCAACGCGACGACCGCCGATGCGCTGTCGGCAGCAAGCGGTGCGATCGCCCGAACCATCGGCGCGACCGCCATCACCTGCTTCACGATATCGGGGTCGACCGCCCGGCGTGCAGCGCGCGAGCGCGCCACGGTGCCGATCCTGTGCTTGACTCCCAAGAGTGAAACGGCGCGGCGGATGGGGCTGGTGTGGGGCGTCCATGCAGTCGTGACGCGCGACGTGCAGGACTTCGAGGAAATGGTGGCCAAGTCGAAGCGGGTCGCGCTGCGCAGCGGCGTCGCGCACGGCGGCGACCTGATGGTGCTGATCGCCGGGGTGCCGTTCTCGACACCGGGCACGACCAACGTGCTCCACGTCGTCCGGCTCAGCGGCGACGAACTGGTCGGCTACTAG
- a CDS encoding DUF1244 domain-containing protein, with translation MDEITRDRIEAAAFRRLLGHLRQRTHVQNVDLMGVGGFCRNCLGDWLEEAALTTGHSLTKAEAREWAYGMPQSDWKAQYQTEATPEQLERMAASVARNRVLDEALDESFPASDPPSASQP, from the coding sequence ATGGACGAGATCACGCGCGACCGTATCGAGGCGGCCGCCTTCCGCCGCCTGCTGGGGCACCTGCGCCAGCGCACCCATGTCCAGAATGTCGACCTGATGGGGGTCGGCGGATTCTGCCGCAACTGCCTCGGCGACTGGCTCGAGGAGGCGGCGCTGACCACCGGCCATTCGCTGACCAAGGCCGAGGCGCGCGAATGGGCCTACGGCATGCCCCAGTCGGACTGGAAGGCCCAGTACCAGACCGAGGCGACGCCCGAGCAGTTGGAGCGCATGGCGGCCAGCGTGGCGAGGAACCGCGTTCTGGACGAGGCGCTCGACGAAAGCTTTCCGGCAAGCGACCCACCGAGCGCGAGCCAGCCGTAA
- a CDS encoding DUF2312 domain-containing protein, producing the protein MSSENVSAEQLRLFIERIERLEEDRKGVSDDIKDVYAEAKGTGFDNKTMRTIVRLRSMDKGDRQEAEALLETYKTALGLTD; encoded by the coding sequence ATGTCATCGGAAAACGTCTCCGCCGAGCAGTTGCGGCTGTTCATCGAGCGAATCGAGCGGTTGGAGGAAGATCGCAAAGGCGTGTCGGATGACATCAAGGATGTCTATGCCGAGGCCAAGGGTACCGGCTTCGATAACAAGACGATGCGGACTATCGTCCGGCTGCGGAGCATGGACAAGGGCGACCGGCAGGAAGCCGAGGCGCTGCTCGAGACCTACAAGACAGCGCTCGGACTGACGGACTAA
- a CDS encoding (2Fe-2S)-binding protein, whose product MQTSLTINGTTHAVDVPAATLLVELLRDHLGLTGTHIGCETSQCGACNVLVDGLPVKACTVLAAACAGQQVTTIEGLARGDTLHPMQAAFREHHGLQCGFCTPGMVIAGIGIAQRHGAGVDRATIAHELEGNLCRCTGYINIVSAIEAGARAMTSNAAETADA is encoded by the coding sequence ATGCAGACCAGCCTGACAATTAACGGCACGACCCACGCGGTCGACGTGCCCGCCGCGACCTTGCTCGTCGAGCTGTTGCGCGACCATCTCGGGCTTACGGGCACGCACATCGGCTGCGAGACCAGCCAGTGTGGGGCGTGCAACGTTCTGGTCGACGGCTTGCCGGTCAAGGCCTGCACGGTGCTCGCAGCGGCGTGCGCCGGGCAGCAGGTGACGACGATCGAGGGGCTGGCGCGCGGCGACACCCTCCATCCGATGCAAGCGGCGTTTCGCGAGCATCACGGACTCCAGTGCGGCTTCTGCACGCCGGGCATGGTCATCGCCGGCATTGGTATTGCCCAGCGCCACGGGGCGGGGGTCGACCGGGCGACGATTGCGCACGAGCTCGAAGGCAACCTCTGCCGCTGCACCGGCTACATCAACATCGTCAGCGCCATCGAAGCCGGCGCACGGGCGATGACCAGCAACGCGGCGGAGACGGCCGATGCATGA
- a CDS encoding xanthine dehydrogenase family protein subunit M — protein sequence MHDFELVRPTSLADAVTAFGAGGEAAWLAGGHTLLPAMKARLRAPERLIDLTGIPGLAAITRDGDRLWIGALATHAAIANDATVAAAIPGLAAAALLVGDPQVRNRGTIGGVIANNDPAADYPAACLALDAVIETDRSSHAAQDYFQGMFATALEDGEIITRVGFRVPDASAYAKFRHPASRYAVAAVYVARFGAEVRVAVTGAGPGAFRWAEAEAALAAHFDVSAVAGLVLPDDDLSADIHASAEYRAHLCGVMLRQAVTQLQTR from the coding sequence ATGCATGATTTCGAACTGGTGCGGCCGACGAGTCTTGCGGACGCGGTGACCGCGTTCGGAGCGGGTGGCGAGGCGGCATGGCTGGCGGGCGGGCATACGCTGCTGCCGGCGATGAAGGCGCGGCTGCGGGCTCCCGAGCGGCTGATCGACCTGACCGGCATTCCCGGGCTGGCCGCGATCACCCGCGACGGCGACCGGCTGTGGATCGGCGCACTCGCGACTCACGCGGCCATCGCCAACGACGCGACGGTCGCAGCGGCGATCCCGGGGCTGGCGGCAGCGGCGCTGCTGGTGGGCGATCCGCAGGTGCGTAATCGCGGCACCATCGGCGGCGTCATCGCCAACAACGATCCCGCCGCCGACTATCCCGCCGCGTGCCTCGCGCTGGACGCGGTCATTGAGACCGACCGCTCCAGCCATGCGGCGCAAGACTATTTCCAGGGCATGTTTGCGACCGCGCTCGAGGACGGCGAGATCATCACGCGCGTCGGCTTCCGGGTTCCCGACGCCAGCGCCTACGCGAAGTTTCGCCACCCCGCCTCGCGCTATGCCGTCGCCGCCGTGTACGTCGCGCGCTTCGGGGCCGAGGTTCGCGTCGCGGTCACCGGAGCCGGGCCGGGTGCGTTCCGCTGGGCCGAGGCCGAGGCGGCGCTCGCTGCGCACTTTGACGTCAGCGCCGTCGCCGGGCTGGTCCTGCCCGACGACGACCTCAGCGCCGACATCCACGCCTCCGCCGAATACCGCGCCCACTTGTGCGGGGTGATGCTGCGGCAGGCGGTGACCCAGCTTCAGACCCGGTAG
- a CDS encoding helix-turn-helix domain-containing protein, with protein MITRIREVRKAKGMTLHEVAMACSPPTTAQTVGRLETGMRTVSVGWLNRIAKALGVEAATLVTLPDRVDVPVSAVFGAEGPAAPRKVATLLAPAPAGEAVGVSFEVAAGDYRAGDALWLDKLMPTEFAKAINRDVLVPRGSSRFVFGRLAAVEGGKLQILPISPGARQVVVGDAPWLAVARTLIRAL; from the coding sequence TTGATCACCCGCATCCGTGAGGTCCGCAAGGCCAAGGGCATGACCCTGCACGAGGTCGCGATGGCCTGCTCGCCGCCGACGACGGCGCAAACGGTCGGACGCCTCGAGACCGGCATGCGCACGGTTTCGGTTGGCTGGCTCAACCGCATCGCCAAGGCGCTCGGGGTCGAGGCGGCGACGCTGGTGACGCTGCCCGACCGGGTCGACGTGCCGGTCAGCGCCGTGTTTGGCGCGGAAGGCCCGGCCGCGCCGCGCAAGGTCGCGACGCTGCTCGCGCCTGCCCCGGCGGGCGAGGCGGTCGGCGTCAGCTTCGAGGTTGCAGCGGGCGACTACCGCGCCGGCGATGCCTTGTGGCTCGACAAGTTGATGCCGACCGAGTTCGCCAAGGCGATCAACCGCGATGTGCTGGTGCCGCGCGGGTCGTCGCGCTTCGTGTTCGGAAGGCTCGCGGCGGTCGAGGGCGGCAAGCTCCAGATCCTGCCGATCTCGCCGGGTGCGCGTCAGGTCGTGGTCGGCGATGCGCCGTGGCTTGCGGTCGCGCGGACGCTGATCCGGGCACTGTGA
- a CDS encoding 3'(2'),5'-bisphosphate nucleotidase CysQ, with product MNATETLSPGALVEALIPAMRAAAEVIEQVRIAGIVHRDKPDSSPVTEADEAAERLLTAAIRAIDDAPIVGEEAHAAGHRPPPCARFWLIDPLDGTKDFIAGRAAYSVNVALVEGGMPVLGLVLSPRDGVLWTGVVGAGPGQGAFRQASANAARLPITTHAMRPLPVIVVSHSHLDQSTKDWVTALGACALEPAGSSLKFCRVAEGSADAYPRYGPTCEWDTAAGHAVLLAAGGAMHAAGGTDFTYGKPAYFNGGFLAVGDPAAFARLPAL from the coding sequence GTGAACGCGACCGAGACGCTGTCGCCGGGCGCACTCGTCGAGGCGCTGATCCCCGCGATGCGCGCGGCAGCCGAGGTTATCGAGCAGGTCCGCATCGCCGGCATCGTCCACCGCGACAAGCCCGACAGTTCCCCGGTGACCGAGGCCGACGAGGCTGCCGAGCGCCTGCTGACCGCCGCGATCCGCGCCATTGACGATGCCCCCATCGTCGGCGAGGAGGCGCATGCCGCAGGCCATAGACCGCCGCCATGCGCGCGTTTCTGGTTGATCGACCCGCTCGACGGCACCAAGGATTTCATCGCCGGCCGCGCCGCCTATTCGGTCAACGTCGCGCTGGTCGAGGGCGGCATGCCCGTGCTCGGCCTCGTGCTCAGCCCGCGCGATGGCGTGTTGTGGACCGGGGTCGTCGGGGCTGGGCCCGGCCAAGGCGCGTTCCGGCAAGCGTCGGCGAATGCAGCGCGCCTGCCGATCACCACCCACGCGATGCGGCCGTTGCCGGTGATCGTCGTCAGCCATAGCCACCTCGACCAGTCGACAAAGGATTGGGTCACGGCGCTGGGCGCATGCGCGCTCGAACCCGCAGGATCGAGCCTCAAGTTCTGCCGCGTCGCCGAGGGGTCCGCGGACGCTTATCCGCGCTACGGCCCGACGTGTGAGTGGGACACTGCGGCGGGTCACGCGGTGCTCCTCGCCGCGGGCGGCGCGATGCATGCGGCGGGCGGCACGGACTTCACCTACGGCAAGCCCGCGTATTTCAACGGCGGCTTCCTGGCGGTCGGCGACCCCGCGGCATTCGCGCGGCTGCCGGCGCTATAG